The Thioalkalivibrio nitratireducens DSM 14787 DNA segment GGCGCGCGATCAGCGCGACCAGCTCGTCATTGGCCCTGCCGTCGACCGGCGGCGCCTTCACGCGGGCGATCCATGTCCCGTCGTCACCCGGTCTCAATTCGGACACCCGCGCCCCCGGTTTGACCCGCACCTGCAGCAGGCGGGGCAGGGGAGCGGCCGTCATGACTGCGCGCTCTGCCGAGGTGTGCCGCACCGGGGTCGGCGCGGCGACGGGGATGCCGGCACCATCGTTGCGACTACACGCAGCCGGTCGGCTTCGGCAGCCCGCCGTACTTGGTGATCGGCTTCATCGGCCCGGTCATCCAGGTCTTGAACATCCCCTTCTGGTCGGCATCGAGGTACTTCGCGAATTTGCGGATCGGCGGCACCACCGCGTGATCCTCGAAATATTCGCGCGCCTTCAGGATGTGATCCCACTTCTCGTCGTCGAGCTCGACACCGTCGGCGTCGGCCATTGCCTGGCCGATCTCGGGGGTCCAGAGATCGCGGTCGACGAGGTAGCCGTCGCCGTCACGTTCGGGAAGGGTCATGGGTACTCCGATTGGTTGGATATTGAAGGGGCAATAGTTTAGCACAGTGCTCGGGTATTATCGGCCTTCCTGGCCCTGGCCCTGGCCCTGGCCCTGGCCCTCGGCCGATTGCTGCGGGTGATCCAAGTCGTCCCCGGCTGCCTGCGCCAGAAGCGACGCGTTGCCGCCAACGGCGGCGGTGTTGATCGTCAGCACGCGTTCGGTCGCGAATCGGTGCAGGTAGCGCGGACCCCCGGCCTTCGGGCCGGTCCCCGAGAGTGCTTCCCCGCCAAACGGCTGCACGCCGACCACGGCCCCGACCTGGTTGCGGTTCACGTAGCAGTTTCCCGCACGGATGCGGCGCGCGATCCTGCGGGCCCGGGAGTCGATCCGGGTGTGCATCCCGAACGTCAGGCCATAGCCGGCCGCGTTGATTGCAGCCACCACTGCATCGAGTTCGTCCGACCGGTAGCGTGCTACGTGTAGCACTGGGCCGAAGATCTCGCGTTCCAGATCCTGGATGCCGCCGACCTCGAGGGCGATCGGTGCGACGAAATGCCCGTGCGCGGCCGCGGCTCCGAGACGGCACTCGCCGAGGACCCTGCAACCGGCACCTCGCAGGTCCGCGACATGAGCGTTGATCTGCTCCCGGGCATCGGCGTCGATCACCGGTCCGACATCGGTTTCCAGCCAAGCCGGATCGTCGACCACGAGTTCGTCCATCGCGCCGGCGAGCAGTTCGAGCACGGGATCCGCAAGATCCTGCTGCAGGTACAGCACGCGCAGCGCGGAGCAGCGCTGCCCGGCACTGCGAAACGCCGATTCCAGCACATCGGTGACCAGCTGCTCGGGTAACGCACTGGAGTCCGCGATCATCGCGTTGATGCCGCCGGTCTCGGCGATCAGGGGCACGATCGGTCCCTCCCGGGCCGCGAGCATGCGGTGGATCGACTGCGCGGCCGCCACCGATCCGGTGAACGCGACGCCGTCGACCTCCGGTCGTTGGATCAGCGCCGCGCCGGTGGCTGCATCCCCCGGCAGCAACTGCAGCACGTCCGGCGGGATCCCGGCGGCATGGAACAGCTCGACCGCAAGGGCGGCGGTGAGCGTGGCCTGCTCGGCCGGCTTCGCCAGCACTGTATTGCCAGCAGCGAGCGCGGCGGCCACCTGGCCGCAGAAGATCGCCAGCGGGAAGTTCCACGGACTGATGCAGACGAAGACCCCGCGACCGCGCAGCTCGATCTCGTTGTGTTCCCCGGTCGGTCCGGGCAGCACCTGCGGCTGAGCAAACTCCGCCCGCGCACGGGCGGCGTAGTAGCGGCAGAAGTCGACCGCCTCGCGCAGCTCCGCGACACTGTCGGGGATCGTCTTGCCGGTCTCGCGTACGCAGCGGGCCATCAGCTCCGGCCGGTGCGCTTCGAGCAGGTCGGCCATGGTTTCCAGGCAGCGCGCACCGCCCGGCGGCGGGCGTCGCGTCCCAGCCCGGCGCCGCGGCCTGGGCCACCGCGGCCGCCCTGGCGACCGCGTCGGGATCGGCCCAGACTGCCTCGCCGACCGCGCGCCGGCGGTTGGTCGGGTCGAACACTGGGCGCGGTGTGCCCGGTTGCACGGCGCCGTCGATCAGCGGAGACGCACGCCAGGGCCGGGCCGCGGCCCAGCGGCACGACCACCTCGGGGTCGTTCAGGTCCACCCCGGCGGAGTTGCGCCGCTCGGCGCCGAACAGGTCCGCCGGCACCGGAATCCGGGGGTTGCGCACCGGCGCCAGTGCCGCGGCCCGCTCGACCGGATCGCCCACCAGGTCCGCGACCGGCACGCGCGGGTCGTGGATGCGGTTCACGAAGGAGCTGTTCGCACCGTTCTCCAGCAGGCGCCGCACCAGATACGGCAACAGTTCGTGGTAGCGCCCGACCGGAGCATAGATCCGGCACGGAACACCGTGCCGCTCCCGCAGCACCTCGTGCAGCGTCTCGCCCATGCCCTGCAGGCGCTGGAACTCGAACGGCCGGTCCGCTGCCGCGTCGAGCACCCAGGCCACGGTATGCGCATTGTGCGTCGCGAACTGCGGGTACAGCCGGCCGCGCGTGTCGAGCAGCCTGCGCGCACAGGCGAGGTATGAAACGTCGGTATGGGCCTTGCGGGTGAAGACCGGATAGTCGGCCAGGCCCTGAAGCTGACAGAGTTTGATTTCGGTGTCCCAGTACGCACCCTTGACCAGACGCACCATCCAGCGCCGGCCGTGGCGCCGGCCAACATCGTCGAGCCAGTCGATCAGCGCAAGACAGCGCTTCTGGTAGGCCTGGATCGCGAGGCCCAGGCCGTCCCAGCCACGCAGTTCCGGGCGGGACGAGACCGCCTCGATCAGATCGAGCGAGAGGTCCAGCCGGTCGGCCTCCTCGGCATCGACGCACAGGCCGACGCCGGCGGCGCGCGCATCCGCGGCCAGTGTACCCAGGCGCTCGACAAGCGCCGGCAGCGCCCGCCGCCGCTGGGCGAAGACATAGCGCGGGTGCAGCGCCGACAGCTTCACCGATATGCCCGGGGCCTGCTCGACGTCACCGCTGCCGCTGTGCGCGCCCAGGAAACGGATCGCGCTGGCATAGGCGTCGAAGTAACGCTCGGCATCGGCCGCCGTCAGCGCGGCCTCGCCGAGCATGTCGTAGGAGTGGCGGAAGCCCCGGTCCCGTTCGGCCTGTCCGTGCTCCCAGGCGTCGCCGAGGGTCTCTCCCGCGACAAACTGCTGCCCGAGCACCCGCATCGCCCGGCGGACCGCCTGTCGCAGCAGCGGCTCGCCGGTGCGCTGCACCAGGCCGTACAGTATTCCCGCTTCGTCGCGCGTATCCGGTTCACGTGCCTGGGCCACACGCGCGCCCAGGATCAGCGCCCAGGTCGAGGCATTCACGAACAGCGAGTCGCTATGCCCGAGATGCGTCTCCCAGTGCCCGGCGCGGATCCGGTCCCCGATCAGTCGGTCCGCGGTCGCGGGGTCCGGTACCCGCAGCAGCGCCTCGGCCAGGCACATCAGCACAACGCCTTCGCGGCTCGACAGGTCGTACTCGCGGATCAGCGCCTCGATGCCGCTGCCGCCGCTTGTGTGCTCGCGAACCGCCCGAACCAGGGCCACGGCCTCGGTGCGCACCCGTTCCCGGGCGCTGGCATCGACCCGGGCCAGCGCGGACAGTTGCCGGACCAGCGGCCCCTCGGCGGCCCGCAGTATTGTGCGGAGGTGGCGGCGCAGCGCGCCGGGTTCCGGCAACGGTTCGACGATCATCGCGATCCTCCCGTGTCTGCGTGTCGGCCGCAACCGCCCGGAACTCCCGAGCGTCGAGGTACAAGGGTTCAGACCCCGGTCTGCTTGCGCGGGTTTCCGTCGACTGCGATCGCGGATTCGGGGGAATTTCGTGGCGGCGCCGGCAGGCTCATCCGGTATTCGGTGCCGCGCACGGCACGCTGGATCCCGATGCGAGCGGAGGACAGAAGCGACGAGTGTCCCGATTCGAGGCGGCTTCCCGCTGTTCGTGCTGGCCGGCCTCCTGCTGCTGGCATTGCCCGGTGCCAACGCAACCGGTTTTTCCGCCGATGCCGCGGCGCCCGATGGGGTCGGCGTGGCCACCTTCGCGGGCGGCTGTTTCTGGTGCATGGAACCGCCGTTCGATGCGCTTGAGGGGGTGATCTCGACGGCCTCGGGCTACACTGGCGGACATCTGGAAGACCCGAGCTGCGAGCAGGTGGTCACCGGCCGGACCGGCCACTACGAGGTCGTGCAGGTCGTCTACGATCCCGCGGTCGTCTCCTACGAGCGCCTGCTGCACGTGTACTGGCGAAACATCGACCTCCTCGATGCCGGGGGCCAGTTCTGCGACCGGGGCGAGCCCTACCGCACCGCGGTACTTCACCACGACGATGAACAGCGCCGGCTGGCGGAAGCGGCGCTGCAGCGCAAGACCGAGCGTTTC contains these protein-coding regions:
- a CDS encoding DUF167 domain-containing protein; its protein translation is MTAAPLPRLLQVRVKPGARVSELRPGDDGTWIARVKAPPVDGRANDELVALIARQFGVARRQIRIRRGASGRSKWVEVAD
- a CDS encoding TusE/DsrC/DsvC family sulfur relay protein → MTLPERDGDGYLVDRDLWTPEIGQAMADADGVELDDEKWDHILKAREYFEDHAVVPPIRKFAKYLDADQKGMFKTWMTGPMKPITKYGGLPKPTGCV
- a CDS encoding L-glutamate gamma-semialdehyde dehydrogenase, producing the protein MADLLEAHRPELMARCVRETGKTIPDSVAELREAVDFCRYYAARARAEFAQPQVLPGPTGEHNEIELRGRGVFVCISPWNFPLAIFCGQVAAALAAGNTVLAKPAEQATLTAALAVELFHAAGIPPDVLQLLPGDAATGAALIQRPEVDGVAFTGSVAAAQSIHRMLAAREGPIVPLIAETGGINAMIADSSALPEQLVTDVLESAFRSAGQRCSALRVLYLQQDLADPVLELLAGAMDELVVDDPAWLETDVGPVIDADAREQINAHVADLRGAGCRVLGECRLGAAAAHGHFVAPIALEVGGIQDLEREIFGPVLHVARYRSDELDAVVAAINAAGYGLTFGMHTRIDSRARRIARRIRAGNCYVNRNQVGAVVGVQPFGGEALSGTGPKAGGPRYLHRFATERVLTINTAAVGGNASLLAQAAGDDLDHPQQSAEGQGQGQGQGQEGR
- a CDS encoding proline dehydrogenase family protein yields the protein MIVEPLPEPGALRRHLRTILRAAEGPLVRQLSALARVDASARERVRTEAVALVRAVREHTSGGSGIEALIREYDLSSREGVVLMCLAEALLRVPDPATADRLIGDRIRAGHWETHLGHSDSLFVNASTWALILGARVAQAREPDTRDEAGILYGLVQRTGEPLLRQAVRRAMRVLGQQFVAGETLGDAWEHGQAERDRGFRHSYDMLGEAALTAADAERYFDAYASAIRFLGAHSGSGDVEQAPGISVKLSALHPRYVFAQRRRALPALVERLGTLAADARAAGVGLCVDAEEADRLDLSLDLIEAVSSRPELRGWDGLGLAIQAYQKRCLALIDWLDDVGRRHGRRWMVRLVKGAYWDTEIKLCQLQGLADYPVFTRKAHTDVSYLACARRLLDTRGRLYPQFATHNAHTVAWVLDAAADRPFEFQRLQGMGETLHEVLRERHGVPCRIYAPVGRYHELLPYLVRRLLENGANSSFVNRIHDPRVPVADLVGDPVERAAALAPVRNPRIPVPADLFGAERRNSAGVDLNDPEVVVPLGRGPALACVSADRRRRATGHTAPSVRPDQPPARGRRGSLGRSRRGRQGGRGGPGRGAGLGRDARRRAVRAAWKPWPTCSKRTGRS
- the msrA gene encoding peptide-methionine (S)-S-oxide reductase MsrA; protein product: MLAGLLLLALPGANATGFSADAAAPDGVGVATFAGGCFWCMEPPFDALEGVISTASGYTGGHLEDPSCEQVVTGRTGHYEVVQVVYDPAVVSYERLLHVYWRNIDLLDAGGQFCDRGEPYRTAVLHHDDEQRRLAEAALQRKTERFETGIATRILPAATFYEAEGYHQDHYRKNPIRYRYYRFTCGRDARLRELWGDEAGGCGSRRHPERWQWATDARGYAPKRLGVPLIFRDVRVLPWLSFVVTAG